A genomic region of Runella rosea contains the following coding sequences:
- a CDS encoding sensor histidine kinase, producing the protein MSIKEKVTIAFGLLVATILVLFSFFIFEAYESYRRSMMRTRLQRRALSAQTYFLNRSEFHRFSFLILPEQKEMIFDVENQLIYSSTGPHDYVPTKDLLREARRKEMYFTYKTPEWPSPKEGVALSFNYQNRNYVVVVTAYDLNGHQTSTNLFAILLGGNILSLAVIILAGFLFARRAMQPFDRLISQINTATVNDFSFRLSFKTEPDEASYLAGSFNQLLSRLQKLAVSHEHFIGYASHEIRTPLTVVKGMLETGLAYDQTPEATRESMAKALLRLEDAIELANSLLHLTEVEGLNPNRLMEDVNPVDTILDTVSYFQEKYPHQQIDLQLTEVFIENSPRIKVVGNNSLLRTALINIIDNACKYSNFKPVQAVITCQPFWVIIDIIDRGIGIPDARLSEVFLPMMRAENVGTIKGFGLGLTLAEKIITIHRGVLNIQSVPNEGTTVSIRLPAISI; encoded by the coding sequence ATGAGCATCAAAGAAAAAGTAACGATTGCGTTTGGGTTATTGGTAGCCACGATACTCGTGCTGTTTTCTTTTTTTATTTTTGAAGCTTACGAATCGTACCGACGTTCAATGATGCGCACCCGGCTGCAACGTCGCGCACTTTCTGCCCAGACCTATTTTCTGAATCGCAGTGAATTTCACCGATTCAGCTTTCTGATTTTACCCGAGCAAAAAGAAATGATTTTTGACGTAGAAAATCAGCTCATTTACTCTTCCACGGGTCCGCACGACTATGTACCGACCAAAGACCTGCTCCGCGAAGCCCGCCGCAAAGAGATGTATTTTACCTACAAAACACCCGAATGGCCATCGCCTAAAGAAGGTGTTGCGCTGTCTTTTAATTACCAAAACAGAAATTATGTAGTCGTCGTAACGGCTTATGACCTCAACGGGCACCAGACCAGTACTAACTTATTTGCCATCCTTTTGGGCGGCAACATTTTATCATTGGCCGTAATTATATTAGCAGGCTTTTTGTTTGCTCGGCGGGCCATGCAGCCGTTCGACCGCTTAATCAGTCAGATAAATACCGCTACCGTCAACGATTTTTCATTTCGACTATCCTTTAAAACCGAGCCCGACGAAGCAAGTTACTTGGCCGGGTCGTTCAATCAACTATTGAGTCGGCTGCAAAAATTGGCCGTCAGCCATGAGCACTTTATTGGGTATGCCTCCCACGAAATCCGCACACCGCTGACGGTCGTAAAGGGAATGTTGGAAACGGGCTTGGCCTACGACCAAACCCCCGAAGCTACCCGCGAGAGCATGGCAAAAGCACTACTCCGGCTAGAGGATGCCATTGAACTGGCCAATTCGCTCCTGCACCTGACGGAGGTCGAAGGGCTGAACCCTAATCGACTCATGGAAGATGTCAATCCAGTAGATACAATTTTGGACACCGTAAGTTATTTTCAGGAAAAGTACCCACATCAACAAATTGACTTGCAACTGACCGAAGTATTTATTGAAAACAGCCCGCGCATTAAGGTCGTCGGCAATAACAGTTTGTTGCGTACGGCCTTGATTAATATTATTGACAACGCCTGCAAATATTCTAATTTTAAGCCTGTACAAGCAGTCATCACCTGTCAACCATTTTGGGTAATTATTGACATTATTGACCGAGGTATCGGCATCCCCGACGCCCGGCTTTCAGAGGTCTTTTTGCCCATGATGCGGGCCGAGAATGTAGGAACGATAAAAGGTTTTGGGCTAGGCCTGACCTTGGCCGAAAAAATCATTACCATTCATCGGGGTGTGCTCAATATCCAATCTGTCCCCAATGAAGGCACAACCGTTTCGATCCGTTTGCCAGCTATCTCAATATAA
- a CDS encoding response regulator transcription factor, producing MNVLLVEDDVELAQFIQKGLQSEGIPVSMAYDGIIGRSLVNEHSYDVVVLDVNIPGLNGYDLCRFIKQNWPAIPVILLTALGSLDNKVLGFESGADDYLTKPFAFKELVFRLKALARRHSSRPLLPKRLTLLDLELDTQSHQVWRAGQRITLTAREYALLEYLLVNQGRVVSRVSIQENVWDVHFNTNTNVVDVYINYLRRKIDTVEPKLVHTVFGVGYMIGAEP from the coding sequence ATGAATGTATTATTGGTTGAAGATGACGTCGAACTGGCCCAGTTCATTCAGAAGGGTTTACAGTCGGAAGGCATACCTGTTTCGATGGCCTACGACGGAATCATAGGGCGCAGTTTAGTCAATGAGCATAGCTATGATGTGGTGGTGCTGGATGTAAATATTCCGGGCCTTAATGGGTATGATTTGTGCCGTTTTATCAAACAAAACTGGCCTGCGATTCCAGTGATATTATTAACGGCGCTGGGGAGCCTTGACAACAAAGTACTGGGGTTTGAATCGGGTGCCGATGATTATCTCACCAAACCTTTTGCCTTCAAAGAGCTGGTATTCAGACTAAAAGCCCTTGCAAGGCGGCATTCTTCCCGCCCACTGCTTCCCAAACGGCTGACTCTGCTGGACTTGGAACTAGACACACAATCGCATCAGGTTTGGCGGGCAGGGCAGCGCATTACACTGACCGCACGGGAGTACGCCTTACTTGAGTACCTGTTGGTGAATCAGGGGCGCGTGGTGAGTCGAGTGAGCATTCAAGAAAATGTTTGGGATGTACATTTTAATACCAATACCAACGTGGTAGACGTGTATATCAATTACCTACGTCGAAAAATAGACACCGTAGAGCCAAAACTCGTACATACCGTTTTTGGGGTTGGATACATGATTGGGGCTGAGCCATGA
- a CDS encoding TolC family protein has product MMFFARRNSSLIALILVSHTCLFAQVLTMERAIEATFSNYPTLAAQRSALEAIRANAQVVRDNRLPNVRLHDQIDVGTANGHSGSYFSLGLIVPTSGGRRTENRMDLASGNIALASMDWEVYNFGRFKAEDQLARTDIAVGESALEREKFGLRQLVITTYLDLLRLHQLLKIEQGNMARVDTVRRITVNLVRNGIKPGLDSSLVSVQFSKAKLGYWQVLEDYRQAANQLATLTGRPVEQMQIDTTFHSASAGLSPLYSEPTNDHPLLKYRDYLAKYRSAEIDVIRKAALPRVSLLTATWARGSSINVENNYGPLGNGLLYSRTNVLIGAAMTVNLTDFRRSSHRIQLQQFRVKEATNQLAAEQLQLKNALNASEAMLYVLQLELKELPLSLQSATAAYNQRLSRYHNGLENILGLTDALQLLTSVEKDVVITQSRALRVQLQKALATNNFEAFFALFRR; this is encoded by the coding sequence ATGATGTTTTTTGCCCGTCGTAACTCCTCCTTGATTGCCTTGATTTTAGTGAGTCATACTTGCCTGTTTGCTCAGGTATTGACGATGGAAAGAGCCATTGAAGCAACCTTTTCTAATTATCCGACGCTGGCGGCGCAACGCTCGGCGCTGGAGGCTATTCGGGCAAATGCCCAGGTGGTGCGCGACAATCGTCTGCCCAATGTTCGTCTCCACGACCAGATAGATGTCGGAACGGCTAACGGTCATTCGGGCTCGTATTTTTCGCTGGGGTTAATCGTGCCTACTTCGGGCGGGCGACGGACGGAAAACCGAATGGATTTGGCTTCGGGCAATATTGCGCTGGCTTCCATGGACTGGGAAGTGTATAATTTCGGGCGTTTTAAGGCCGAAGATCAGCTTGCCCGCACCGATATTGCCGTTGGTGAATCTGCGCTGGAACGGGAAAAATTTGGACTTCGCCAACTCGTCATTACTACCTATTTAGATTTGCTTCGCCTGCATCAACTCTTGAAAATTGAGCAAGGAAACATGGCCCGCGTGGATACCGTTCGTCGAATCACCGTTAACTTGGTGCGTAATGGCATCAAACCTGGGCTTGATTCGTCGCTGGTTTCGGTGCAGTTTTCCAAAGCTAAACTCGGCTATTGGCAGGTGCTGGAAGATTATCGACAGGCCGCCAATCAACTCGCCACGCTCACAGGGCGCCCCGTCGAGCAAATGCAAATTGATACCACTTTTCATTCGGCATCGGCGGGTTTGTCTCCTCTTTATTCTGAACCCACCAATGACCATCCACTGCTGAAATACCGTGATTATTTGGCCAAATATCGCTCGGCAGAAATTGATGTGATTCGTAAAGCCGCCCTTCCGAGGGTTTCACTGCTGACGGCGACTTGGGCGCGAGGTTCTAGCATTAACGTTGAAAATAACTATGGACCTTTGGGCAACGGGCTGCTTTACAGCCGGACCAACGTTCTGATCGGGGCGGCAATGACCGTCAACTTGACGGATTTTCGTCGTTCTTCCCATCGTATTCAGTTGCAACAGTTTCGGGTAAAAGAAGCGACCAATCAACTGGCGGCGGAGCAACTGCAACTTAAAAATGCCCTAAATGCTTCGGAGGCGATGCTTTATGTTTTACAACTCGAACTAAAGGAACTGCCCCTTTCATTGCAGTCGGCTACGGCGGCTTATAACCAACGGCTTTCCCGGTATCATAATGGATTAGAAAATATTTTGGGGTTAACGGATGCCCTGCAACTGCTTACTTCGGTGGAAAAAGACGTTGTAATAACCCAAAGCCGTGCCCTGAGGGTGCAACTCCAAAAAGCTTTAGCCACCAATAATTTCGAGGCGTTTTTCGCCCTTTTTCGTCGGTAG
- a CDS encoding putative toxin-antitoxin system toxin component, PIN family, with product MIKAVIDTNGLLSSIPKNGSLRWLYDAFIREEFVWVFSNEIISEYAEIINREFGPQAMEIVFSILLTSVNTQRYEPSYKWQLVFDDPDDDKFVDCAIGANVDYRVTNDRHIRNLLKIPELFPPIPIVTFEEFRTVLNNQ from the coding sequence ATGATTAAAGCCGTTATTGACACCAATGGATTATTGAGTTCAATTCCCAAAAACGGTTCTCTCCGATGGCTTTATGATGCTTTCATACGAGAAGAATTTGTCTGGGTCTTCAGTAATGAAATCATTTCGGAATATGCTGAGATTATCAACCGCGAATTTGGACCACAGGCAATGGAAATCGTGTTTTCTATCCTTCTAACTTCTGTGAATACCCAACGCTACGAACCTTCTTATAAATGGCAACTGGTTTTCGATGACCCTGACGATGATAAATTTGTGGATTGTGCCATTGGTGCCAATGTAGATTATCGGGTCACCAACGACAGGCATATACGTAATCTTCTCAAAATCCCTGAACTCTTTCCTCCTATTCCGATTGTTACCTTTGAGGAATTTCGTACGGTTTTAAACAACCAGTAA
- a CDS encoding BamA/TamA family outer membrane protein, translating into MIDIMLMLQRIFLLFLMGFFGLSAPLLGQDSRFKSFIKKTISDTTAPGKPSYRFYPTLAYAPETSFEFGVSSLLLFQAKNDTLNRLSEVQAFGFVTMNGQYGLWIDNAIYGDQDNWFLLGRMRFQKFPLLYYGIGPSPSAKEPALIDANYLLFRQRVLRKIIPNLFIGPEIDYQQLYNTAFKQPENHLYDKPLGTNGTINVGLGAALVYDNRHNVLNVRKGLFGELSFLQYHPRIGSQYTFHGVNLDVRSYHPTSPRNVLAWQVYGNFYGGNIPFNQLALMGGEMIMRGYYSGRYRDKNMIAAQVEHRWLPFGFSKRFGAAAFAGAAVVAPKISEFSTQYIRPTAGVGLRYLLFPRRDIYVRLDVGFSEDGPNFYLFTGEAF; encoded by the coding sequence ATGATTGATATTATGTTGATGTTGCAGCGAATATTTCTGCTTTTTTTGATGGGCTTTTTTGGATTGAGCGCCCCCCTATTGGGGCAGGATAGTCGGTTCAAAAGTTTTATAAAAAAAACAATATCAGACACTACCGCACCCGGCAAACCAAGTTATCGGTTTTATCCTACGCTGGCTTACGCGCCCGAAACTAGCTTTGAGTTTGGGGTATCTTCCCTCCTGCTTTTCCAGGCCAAAAATGATACACTCAACCGCCTTAGTGAAGTGCAGGCATTTGGCTTTGTCACGATGAATGGGCAATATGGGTTGTGGATAGATAATGCCATTTACGGAGACCAAGACAATTGGTTTTTGCTAGGCCGAATGCGCTTCCAGAAATTTCCGCTTCTATACTATGGCATCGGGCCCTCGCCTTCCGCCAAAGAGCCTGCATTGATCGACGCCAACTATCTTTTATTCCGCCAAAGGGTTTTAAGAAAAATCATTCCCAATCTTTTTATCGGACCCGAAATAGATTATCAGCAGCTGTATAATACCGCGTTTAAACAGCCCGAAAATCATCTCTATGACAAACCCTTAGGCACCAACGGAACCATTAATGTGGGGCTGGGAGCGGCGTTGGTGTATGACAACCGTCACAACGTGCTGAATGTCAGAAAAGGGCTTTTTGGTGAGCTCTCTTTCCTTCAATATCATCCCCGCATTGGCAGTCAATATACATTTCATGGAGTCAATCTGGATGTACGTTCCTACCATCCGACCAGCCCACGCAATGTGCTGGCTTGGCAGGTATATGGAAATTTTTACGGGGGCAACATTCCCTTCAACCAACTCGCATTGATGGGTGGAGAAATGATTATGCGGGGCTATTATTCAGGTCGTTACCGAGACAAAAACATGATAGCAGCTCAGGTGGAGCACCGCTGGTTGCCCTTCGGTTTTAGCAAACGATTTGGGGCCGCTGCTTTTGCGGGAGCGGCCGTCGTAGCCCCCAAAATCAGCGAATTCTCTACCCAATATATCCGCCCTACTGCTGGCGTCGGACTGCGTTATTTGCTCTTCCCAAGGCGAGATATTTATGTCCGATTAGACGTCGGGTTCTCCGAAGACGGCCCCAACTTTTATCTGTTTACGGGTGAGGCATTCTGA
- a CDS encoding efflux RND transporter permease subunit — MSLLSTSLKRPLSALVLIGGLVVFSVLSATKIPIDIFPRLNSPVIYVIEPYGGMSPAQMEGFFATRMQDQFLYISGIKEIQSRSVQGLTIVKLAFYEGSDMAQAAAEVAIQVNRAMKFFPPGALPPQVVRYDASSVPIGDLVFSSKTRALKEIHELAVTRIRPLFSTIPGLTAPPPIGTNSRTVVINLDPDKIRSLNVSPDEVVEALAANNVMTPSGNIRVENRTYITTLNSLEEKVEDFNQISISTKGHRTIFLRDLATVSDGSDVTAGYALVNGNRSSYIPVVKTADASTWDVVTRLKAKLPEMRSLLPEDIEVSYEFDQSIFVINAVKSLIFEGALGAILTGLMVLLFLGDWRSSLIVIITIPVSIIAAVLLLNLAGQTINIMTLSGLSLAIGILVDQATVTIENIHQHLEMGKPKKLAVYDACREVALPLLLILLCILAVFAPSFLMSGVPKAMFLPLSLSIGFAMTVSYFLAQSLVPILANRLMKSHPHVSEHKVNIKQKTSYFEWMRDGFVQQTSRLMRRNRLIVSIYLLIIFVLAGVGFVYIGKDILPQINSGQMVIRMKTPDGTRLERTEERVKELLNLVNEVAEGNLAVSSAYVGVVPTNYATTNLYVSTSGSNDAVIKVALAKEYHANMQDFKERLREAVKEQMPGITLSFEPADLTEKLMSQGAYTPIEVQVAGRDMAQIESYANQLVSGLAEVPFLRDVRIIQPLKFPVINIKLDRQKLAMMGLNIQQVARSITASTSSSRFTEKNQWLDQKSAYTYQVQVQIPEYAMRSLPQLQEIPLVAGQVRPVLSDVATFSMDTLPGEYARTGPRRFVTVSANIHHTDLGAATTAVEKVVAGMGEAPKGLVTQIKGMSSLLVETLDSLQVGLAIAVLVIFLLLAANYQSFKLSFVVLSTIPAVIVGAIGLLLLTGSTLNLQSYMGIIMSVGISVANAILIVTNAEQLRWEYRDARKAAIESVGIRLRPVLMTSFAMIAGMVPMALGTGDAGEQVAPLGRAVIGGLIASTIAALYIVPQVYAWLQGSSNFQNPSLLPEEEPVTHPIFEEESLEIHHLVHKEI, encoded by the coding sequence ATGTCGCTCTTGTCCACATCGTTAAAACGTCCGCTTTCGGCTTTGGTGCTGATTGGGGGGCTTGTCGTGTTCTCTGTTTTATCGGCCACCAAAATTCCGATTGATATATTTCCCCGGCTAAATTCCCCCGTTATTTACGTGATTGAGCCTTACGGGGGCATGTCACCAGCGCAGATGGAAGGTTTTTTTGCGACCAGAATGCAAGACCAATTTCTGTACATTTCGGGTATCAAAGAAATCCAGAGCCGCAGCGTGCAGGGGCTTACCATCGTAAAGCTGGCTTTTTATGAAGGGTCTGACATGGCGCAGGCAGCCGCCGAAGTGGCGATTCAGGTCAACAGGGCCATGAAATTTTTTCCGCCGGGGGCGTTGCCACCGCAAGTGGTACGCTACGATGCGTCCTCGGTGCCCATCGGCGATTTGGTTTTCAGCAGCAAAACACGCGCGCTCAAGGAGATTCACGAATTGGCCGTCACGCGTATTCGACCGCTGTTTTCGACTATTCCGGGCCTTACGGCTCCGCCACCGATTGGAACCAACTCGCGGACGGTTGTGATTAACCTTGACCCCGATAAAATCCGGAGCCTGAACGTATCGCCCGATGAAGTGGTCGAGGCTTTGGCGGCCAATAACGTCATGACGCCCTCGGGGAATATTCGCGTCGAAAACCGAACTTACATTACCACCCTCAATTCACTTGAAGAAAAAGTCGAAGATTTTAATCAGATTTCCATCAGCACCAAGGGCCACCGCACCATTTTTCTACGAGATTTGGCGACGGTCTCCGATGGTTCTGACGTAACGGCGGGCTATGCGTTGGTCAACGGCAACCGTTCTTCTTATATTCCGGTGGTCAAAACGGCCGACGCTTCAACCTGGGATGTGGTGACTCGACTGAAGGCAAAATTGCCCGAAATGCGCAGCCTCCTTCCCGAAGATATCGAGGTTTCCTACGAATTTGACCAATCCATTTTTGTGATTAATGCGGTTAAAAGCCTGATTTTTGAAGGGGCGCTTGGGGCCATTTTGACGGGCCTGATGGTATTGCTTTTTTTGGGTGATTGGCGTAGTTCTTTGATTGTGATCATCACGATTCCAGTCTCGATTATTGCGGCGGTACTACTGCTGAATTTGGCGGGACAAACCATCAACATCATGACGTTGTCGGGGCTGTCGTTGGCCATTGGTATTCTGGTAGACCAGGCCACGGTGACCATTGAAAATATTCATCAACATTTGGAAATGGGGAAACCCAAAAAACTAGCCGTGTACGATGCCTGTCGGGAGGTTGCCTTGCCTCTTTTGCTGATTTTATTGTGCATTCTGGCCGTTTTTGCTCCATCTTTTTTGATGTCAGGCGTACCGAAAGCTATGTTTCTACCGCTATCACTTTCCATTGGATTTGCCATGACGGTCTCTTATTTTTTGGCCCAAAGTCTGGTGCCGATTTTGGCCAACCGCCTCATGAAAAGCCACCCTCATGTTTCCGAACACAAAGTTAATATCAAACAAAAGACGTCGTATTTTGAATGGATGCGCGACGGATTTGTGCAACAAACTAGCCGACTGATGCGACGAAATAGGCTGATTGTCAGTATATATCTTTTGATTATTTTCGTTTTGGCGGGCGTTGGATTTGTCTATATCGGTAAAGACATTTTGCCACAAATTAATTCTGGTCAGATGGTGATTCGGATGAAAACCCCCGACGGCACCCGCCTCGAACGCACCGAAGAAAGGGTAAAAGAACTCCTGAATTTGGTCAATGAAGTGGCCGAGGGGAATCTGGCTGTCTCTTCGGCTTACGTGGGCGTGGTGCCTACCAACTATGCCACCACCAACCTGTACGTCAGCACGAGCGGCTCCAACGATGCGGTGATTAAAGTAGCCTTGGCAAAAGAATACCATGCCAATATGCAAGATTTTAAAGAACGCTTGCGTGAGGCGGTAAAAGAACAAATGCCCGGCATCACGCTTTCCTTTGAGCCCGCCGACCTGACCGAAAAACTCATGAGTCAGGGCGCGTACACGCCCATCGAAGTGCAGGTGGCTGGTCGGGACATGGCCCAAATTGAAAGTTACGCCAATCAACTCGTGAGCGGTTTGGCGGAGGTGCCTTTTTTGCGGGATGTGCGAATTATTCAGCCCCTCAAGTTTCCCGTCATCAATATCAAACTCGACCGACAAAAACTAGCTATGATGGGGCTCAACATTCAGCAGGTAGCCCGGTCTATCACGGCGTCAACGTCTTCGAGTCGATTTACCGAAAAAAATCAGTGGCTGGATCAAAAATCAGCGTACACGTACCAAGTGCAGGTGCAGATTCCTGAATATGCCATGCGGAGCTTACCCCAATTGCAGGAAATTCCGTTGGTGGCAGGTCAGGTACGCCCAGTACTGTCGGATGTGGCAACGTTTTCGATGGATACCCTGCCTGGAGAATACGCCCGAACGGGACCGCGACGGTTTGTGACGGTTTCTGCTAATATTCACCACACCGATTTGGGGGCCGCAACCACGGCCGTAGAGAAGGTAGTGGCGGGGATGGGAGAAGCACCCAAGGGACTTGTTACGCAAATCAAAGGGATGTCGTCGTTGCTCGTCGAAACCCTCGACAGTTTGCAGGTGGGATTGGCGATTGCTGTGTTGGTTATTTTTCTGCTGTTGGCCGCCAATTATCAGTCTTTCAAGTTGTCATTTGTGGTGCTGTCCACCATTCCTGCGGTGATTGTCGGGGCGATTGGTTTGCTGTTGCTGACGGGTAGTACGCTCAATTTGCAATCTTACATGGGGATTATTATGTCGGTAGGGATTTCGGTTGCCAACGCTATTTTGATTGTGACCAATGCCGAGCAGCTTCGGTGGGAGTACCGCGACGCCCGTAAGGCCGCCATTGAAAGTGTGGGTATCCGCCTGCGCCCTGTGCTGATGACGAGTTTTGCCATGATAGCAGGCATGGTGCCGATGGCACTTGGTACGGGCGATGCGGGCGAGCAGGTGGCTCCGTTGGGGCGGGCCGTGATTGGGGGCTTGATTGCGTCAACGATTGCGGCTTTGTACATCGTTCCGCAGGTATATGCTTGGTTGCAGGGTAGTTCCAACTTCCAAAACCCATCCCTTTTGCCCGAAGAGGAGCCCGTCACGCATCCCATTTTTGAAGAAGAGTCCCTTGAAATCCATCATTTAGTTCATAAAGAAATATGA
- a CDS encoding oxygenase MpaB family protein yields MEYFAAPDSIVRKIWGKADTILFIFAGASAEFALNKAVDWLYFTGKLPSDPLGRLFSTVSYARQIVFSEYSEAIFAIDKIAAIHQGVEQKRGTQIPDWAYRDVLFMLIDYSIRSFELLERKLTPPEKEEVFEVFYRVGARMGIKGLPVHFDEWQKMRDEHIQENLLSSHFTLDLYRQYEKHLGSFRFFLLKQAQILVVPTRVNKLLRLGKFPIFASAIGTYKLLRLLKVENYLKNVILPEAYKPQIAALDVV; encoded by the coding sequence ATGGAATACTTTGCAGCGCCTGATTCCATCGTCCGGAAAATCTGGGGTAAAGCCGACACAATCCTATTTATCTTTGCGGGCGCCTCGGCCGAATTTGCGTTAAACAAGGCCGTAGATTGGCTTTACTTCACAGGTAAACTCCCCTCCGACCCGCTGGGGCGTTTATTTTCGACCGTTTCGTACGCTCGTCAAATCGTTTTTTCGGAGTACAGCGAGGCCATTTTTGCCATTGACAAAATCGCCGCTATTCATCAGGGCGTTGAGCAAAAACGGGGTACTCAAATTCCCGATTGGGCCTACCGCGACGTCCTTTTTATGCTCATTGATTATTCCATTCGGTCGTTTGAGTTATTGGAGCGAAAATTAACCCCGCCAGAAAAAGAGGAGGTATTTGAGGTATTTTACCGCGTAGGCGCAAGAATGGGCATTAAAGGCTTACCCGTCCATTTTGATGAATGGCAAAAAATGCGCGATGAACACATCCAAGAAAACTTACTATCAAGCCATTTTACCCTTGACCTTTACCGGCAGTACGAGAAACATTTAGGTTCATTTCGATTTTTTTTGCTCAAACAAGCGCAAATTTTGGTCGTTCCTACAAGGGTAAATAAGCTTCTTAGACTCGGAAAATTCCCCATTTTTGCGTCGGCAATTGGTACCTACAAGCTTCTGAGATTACTAAAAGTAGAGAACTACCTGAAAAATGTGATTTTGCCAGAGGCTTACAAGCCACAAATTGCCGCATTGGACGTTGTATAA
- a CDS encoding SBBP repeat-containing protein, producing the protein MRLLFLSLALMAVILRLNAQNVTITPTGVTPSFNYPRLTYDAILALSGPMEGDLAYDLTFKCLRVYNGSKWVCTLSNASDISPNITSIASAGGNGYDIGHSIAVDNAGNVYITGQFEGTGAAKL; encoded by the coding sequence ATGCGATTATTGTTTCTTTCTCTTGCCCTTATGGCGGTCATTTTAAGACTTAATGCCCAGAATGTTACCATCACTCCCACTGGGGTTACACCCTCATTTAACTACCCACGCCTCACGTATGATGCCATTTTGGCCCTATCTGGGCCAATGGAAGGCGATTTAGCGTACGACCTTACCTTTAAATGCCTTCGTGTTTATAATGGAAGTAAGTGGGTATGTACACTGTCCAATGCTTCTGACATTAGTCCTAACATCACCTCAATTGCCTCTGCCGGTGGAAATGGCTATGACATAGGTCACAGTATCGCGGTCGATAACGCGGGCAATGTATACATCACAGGACAATTTGAAGGAACTGGAGCCGCAAAACTCTAA